In the genome of Coturnix japonica isolate 7356 chromosome 19, Coturnix japonica 2.1, whole genome shotgun sequence, one region contains:
- the LOC107322695 gene encoding C-C motif chemokine 4 homolog isoform X1: MKSSTAAIAVLTVAVLCFQVSSTTLAVGSFGRCCYQFLNKALPRNKVMMYEYTGSKCPYHGVIFTTFEGKMCCARPEEQWVQDILNVGKHKDGIK; this comes from the exons ATGAAGTCCTCCACAGCTGCCATTGCTGTCCTCACTGTGGCTGTCCTCTGCTTCCAGGTCTCCTCAACTACAC tAGCTGTCGGGTCCTTTGGACGCTGCTGCTACCAATTCCTAAACAAAGCCCTTCCCCGGAACAAGGTGATGATGTATGAGTACACAGGAAGCAAGTGCCCCTACCACGGCGTGAT atTCACCACGTTTGAGGGGAAGATGTGCTGTGCCAGGCCAGAAGAGCAGTGGGTTCAGGATATCCTGAATGTGGGGAAGCACAAGGATGGCATCAAGTGA
- the LOC107322695 gene encoding C-C motif chemokine 4 homolog isoform X2, whose translation MKSSTAAIAVLTVAVLCFQVSSTTPVGSFGRCCYQFLNKALPRNKVMMYEYTGSKCPYHGVIFTTFEGKMCCARPEEQWVQDILNVGKHKDGIK comes from the exons ATGAAGTCCTCCACAGCTGCCATTGCTGTCCTCACTGTGGCTGTCCTCTGCTTCCAGGTCTCCTCAACTACAC CTGTCGGGTCCTTTGGACGCTGCTGCTACCAATTCCTAAACAAAGCCCTTCCCCGGAACAAGGTGATGATGTATGAGTACACAGGAAGCAAGTGCCCCTACCACGGCGTGAT atTCACCACGTTTGAGGGGAAGATGTGCTGTGCCAGGCCAGAAGAGCAGTGGGTTCAGGATATCCTGAATGTGGGGAAGCACAAGGATGGCATCAAGTGA
- the LOC107322694 gene encoding E3 ubiquitin-protein ligase TRIM58-like, whose amino-acid sequence MALCEALERLDEEAVCSICLEYMSEPVSIDCGHNFCRGCIAQHCQDKAPRNDAPFSCPQCRAPCRRSGLRPNRQLANIVDSIRQLGLRAGGAAELGEGAPLCPLHHERLKLFCEQDEQLMCVVCREAQQHRAHTAYPIEEAVQLYQVKLQKSLEQLSKEVEDMKKRESEAKAKTQECKEKVKRKRETIVCEFGKLHQLLADEEKLLLQKLEEEETQILVMISENMARVTEQKCLLAELILEIKEKMQQPSEGLLKDMKCILSRCEMMKFQAPKPVSVNLKEDYSIPERCMGMRHMLRKFKVDVTLDPETAHLELIVSEDRKSVRRGGRKLFLLLFDNPKRFNCAPVVLGLQAFFSGRSYWEVQVGDKPEWGLGLCREAACRKGNIVFSPQNGYWVLRLQNGGYEALTCPVSCLTPSVRPRCVGIFLDYEAGEISFYNVSNRSHLYTFTDKFSGKLRPFFYLGSLMGGKNAEPLVISWMRDTQRSSCVVL is encoded by the exons ATGGCGCTGTGCGAAGCGCTGGAGCGGCTGGACGAGGAGGCGGTGTGCTCCATCTGCCTGGAGTACATGAGCGAGCCCGTCAGCATCGACTGCGGCCACAACTTCTGCCGCGGCTGCATCGCTCAGCACTGCCAGGACAAGGCCCCGAGGAACGACGCGCCCTTCTCGTGCCCGCAGTGCCGGGCTCCGTGTCGCCGCAGCGGCCTGAGGCCCAACCGGCAGCTGGCCAACATCGTGGACAGCATCCGGCAGCTGGGGCTGCGGGCCGGGGGGGCGGCGGAGCTGGGGGAGGGGGCCCCGCTTTGCCCCCTGCACCACGAGCGGCTCAAGCTGTTCTGCGAGCAGGACGAGCAGCTCATGTGCGTGGTGTGCAGGGAGGCGCAGCAGCACCGCGCACACACCGCGTACCCCATCGAGGAGGCCGTGCAGCTGTACCAG gtCAAACTCCAGAAATCGCTGGAGCAGCTTTCCAAGGAAGTGGAGGATATGAAGAAGCGTGAGTCAGAGGCGAAGGCGAAAACCCAGGAGTGCAAG GAGAAAGTGAAGAGAAAGCGGGAGACAATTGTGTGTGAGTTTGGGAAGCTGCATCAGCTGCTGGCTGatgaggagaagctgctgcttcagaagctggaggaggaggagacacAGATTCTGGTGATGATCTCTGAAAACATGGCCAGGGTGACAGAGCAGAAGTGTTTGCTGGCTGAGCTGATCCTGGAGATAAAAGAGAAGATGCAGCAGCCATCGGAGGGGCTGCTCAAG GACATGAAATGCATCCTGAGCAG GTGTGAAATGATGAAGTTTCAGGCCCCCAAACCTGTGTCTGTGAACTTGAAGGAGGACTACAGCATCCCAGAGCGCTGCATGGGTATGAGACACATGCTGAGGAAGTTCAAAG TGGATGTGACTCTGGACCCTGAGACGGCGCACTTGGAGCTCATTGTGTCTGAGGACCGCAAGAGCGTGCGGCGCGGGGGCAGGAAGCTCTTCCTGCTGTTATTTGACAACCCCAAGAGGTTCAACTGTGCTCCggtggtgctggggctgcaggccTTCTTCTCGGGCCGCAGCTACTGGGAGGTGCAGGTGGGAGACAAGCCGGAGTGGggcctggggctgtgcagggaggcTGCCTGCCGGAAAGGCAATATCGTCTTCTCCCCTCAAAATGGCTACTGGGTGCTGCGCCTGCAGAACGGTGGCTACGAGGCCCTTACCTGCCCCGTCTCCTGCCTGACCCCCAGTGTCAGGCCCCGGTGCGTTGGTATCTTCCTGGACTACGAGGCAGGAGAAATCTCCTTCTACAATGTGTCCAACCGCTCCCACCTCTACACCTTCACCGACAAGTTCTCAGGAAAACTCCGGCCGTTCTTCTACCTGGGCTCCCTTATGGGGGGCAAAAATGCGGAGCCCTTGGTGATCTCCTGGATGAGGGACACgcagaggagcagctgtgtTGTCCTGTGA
- the LOC107322623 gene encoding C-C motif chemokine 4 homolog gives MSQHHREQRPPSSTCTLQLLQPLPADMKVSVAALAVLLIAICYQTSAAPVGSDPPTSCCFTFISRQMPFSFVTDYYVTNSQCPHAGVVFITRKGREVCANPENDWVQDYMNKLELN, from the exons ATGTCTCAGCATCACAGAGAACAGAGACCTCCAAGCTCCACTTGCACTCTCCAGCTCCTGCAACCACTCCCAGCTGACATGAAGGTCTCTGTGGCTGCCCTCGCTGTCCTCCTCATCGCCATCTGCTATCAGACCTCTGCTGCACCGG TGGGTTCTGACCCGCCGACCTCCTGCTGCTTCACCTTCATCTCCAGGCAGATGCCCTTCAGCTTTGTGACAGATTACTACGTGACCAACAGCCAGTGCCCTCATGCTGGTGTTGT gttCATCACCAGGAAGGGCCGTGAGGTCTGTGCCAACCCCGAGAACGACTGGGTGCAGGACTACATGAACAAGCTGGAACTGAACTGA